A single Drosophila ananassae strain 14024-0371.13 chromosome 3L, ASM1763931v2, whole genome shotgun sequence DNA region contains:
- the LOC6494002 gene encoding dnaJ homolog subfamily C member 13 isoform X1 translates to MLPPKENVDLECFLVTKHSWKGKYKRILSIGTAGISTYNPDRFDLTNRWTYSDIVAAAPSKTSNIPNEFVLTIKKDKKLDTIKLSSEYRNDILTSILKYYKEFADKPKHAQRFSAYKYHWSGISLPTVLEVTPCSLDQLDPTTNDVLASYMYKDIEGIIAGISDYEGGIVMAYGGFSRLHLFKALNHHEIVQNIAQKSSQFLGIETKILKSQITLEQFERQRFGKFSGDQFQTSMTEFTVQKITPRHPDPVKRTLCLTEATLLERDPQTYSICTLRPLADVFALVRDKDNLQRFSIEYKNGIVRSYSTNDRDSLLATVLDAVRSSGNQDVHIRIGNTPRGKRYVPLSSSVDEETEANLLRLVINNFQNPSKRYEILERFNANVPHSGLNYSVTQDSLFAENKEKLILSALQALAQKELDSPTAQLTNMELEAIFHALTRLLASKVGYAAFTNLPGFREIIGTKVVAALRRKDLAVTYSAIDMINSLMHSVNSDHDLKQEQLNKSSILSSKSFLETLLNMWTAHVSHGSGALVLSAMLDFMTFALCVPYSETTDGKQFDILLELVADRGRYLYKLFQHPSLAIVKGAGLVLRAIIEEGELHVAQQMQALALDEAALCRHLLVALYTPSNDPTLTTHRQLSRHLIGLWLTDSEEAMELFKRIFPAGLLTFLESEETVPESDVEEDKLNFRDNLKFAIQHSNRTRKNVIEKHLAGIKHWGMSLIEQQDGAAQALKNRPVVLRNRRQKKKTSDVIVNLPYFFYSFAKDHSLPNLIWNHKTREELRMCLENELRQFLNDRDLAGQMIVAWNYQEFEVAYQCLADEIKIGDYYIRLILEKDDWPQNLVKDPVELFNALYRRVLCRQRVNDDQMTVFSLQALAKVYKRYHKEIGKFADMSYILQLSDRCLSPSMRDALINLISCLVLEKSNCRALIDHVQCLVDLITLAHLHKGRAQLNTKTNVIEAGPNMAAYEEKDWYYNIEKDGQKPERQGPITYSELKELWQKGLITPKTRCWAIGMDGWRSLQQIPQLKWCLIAKGTPLYDETELSSKILDILIKCTSFFPSRTQNGVAVLIPGPKLSRKLSEFICLPHVVQVCLTHDPGLLERVATLLCQIMEDNPEMPKVYLTGVFYFMLMYTGSNILPITRFLKMTHMKQGFRSEETSQSGIMHRSILGQLLPEAMVCFLENYSAEKFAEIFLGEFDTPEVIWSSEMRRLLIEKIAAHIADFTPRLRGHTMARYPYLAIPVISYPQLENELFCHIYYLRHLCDTQKFPNWPISDPVQLLKHTLDAWRKEVEKKPPQMTIQQAYQDLGIDLTKTPKPDESMIRKSYYKLAQMYHPDKNPNGREIFEKVNQAYEFLCSRNVWSSGGPDPNNIVLILRTQSILFERYPDVLRPYKYAGYPQLIKTIRLETRDDELFSKEAQLLTAASELCYHTVHCSALNAEELRREEGIEALLEAYTRCVSILGVDSKPDSLHYQVISNVTRCFEVACNFEKCKQKIITLPQLLSDVCRVVYFKHSLSVSLVTSLAANNYDLQCDLSRNGVLWSLLLFIFEYDYTLDESGVEVSDKSNQQQLANNLAKMAVLGCIALAGYSMELRQKPVTGSEANSPVAKPPPAIKPKPIQTNTAYTQNAHNPLQSKQLAITSGKEKEPESSSGSSDTSSSTPTESEQQQQPSAIQQKYIVTGEAKNTLIKQVLDRLLTRHIANQLATARDSEVLKLLTANTRNPYLIWDNGTRAQLKDFLEQQRTVSAKETHEDIAQVSELVSTFEFDAHKDELQIGGIFIRIYNDMPTHPIAQPKLFIMDLLEYLKHAYQFLNFKKNPAPPVAPKMGTDGILTPTLAPNHPQLQQATAGGKPGSTFDEVLSAYNRSKSRKKMETDALAEQQQALQQSKYDFASDGKLELHITMVLRALIAVIKANAEVEIQCIGNFDMIFGFLANNIFPDSSTVKAVALEVVALVSRNKECVSEVAACEILGNYLVALKDPELRASQVKVLETLSGLMNVQEMIKEAQTKGAVIYLLDMFCNSRNPQIREMCAEILAKMTADRLSGPKVRITISKFLPTLFIDAMVESPATSIQLFESIHEHPELIWNDSTRSTVCDAVAEACERFYQHQKSNSRHVWKDPEILKDIVANEIVVAGVYLRLFVSNPAWTLRKPKQFLSDLLDFVVEQIGKSSSDQDVLDLSTTALVELLRSQPNLADDIPVLGHIPKLFNLLSVQPKNTLSVLHQLSISEFCVSAISQTECVAPLKKCMEHNRDCIEKACETLSRLFKHQHDSLISQSLEVGLIPFLLGLLDSRLEFVDNASAVKAQIVAALKGMTHNLNYGDRVTQILLKHPVWAEFKDQRHDLFITDTNIRGYLTGVNPTAGYLTAGPAQSVEVLTSPPPIDRDDPSARSPID, encoded by the exons ATGCTGCCGCCGAAGGAGAATGTTGATCTGGAGTGCTTTCTGGTGACCAAGCACTCGTGGAAGGGAAAGTACAAGCGGATCCTGTCGATCGGCACAGCCGGCATTTCGACATACAATCCAGATAGGTTTGATCTGACGAATCGGTGGACCTACTCAGATATTGTGGCAGCAGCACCTTCAAAAACCTCAAAT ATTCCAAATGAGTTTGTGCTCACCATCAAGAAGGATAAGAAGCTGGACACAATAAAGTTATCCTCGGAGTACCGCAACGACATACTCACTTCGATATTAAAGTACTACAAAGAGTTTGCCGACAAACCCAAACATGCTCAA CGTTTTAGTGCGTACAAGTACCATTGGTCGGGCATCAGCCTTCCTACTGTACTGGAGGTTACACCATGCTCCTTGGATCAGCTGGATCCCACCACAAACGACGTACTGGCCAGCTACATGTACAAGGACATCGAGGGAATAATAG CAGGCATATCGGATTATGAGGGCGGCATTGTAATGGCCTATGGCGGATTCAGTCGGTTGCATCTGTTCAAAGCTCTAAATCATCACGAGATCGTCCAGAATATAGCCCAGAAATCATCCCAGTTTTTGGGCATCGAAACGAAGATACTCAAGAGCCAGATAACACTGGAGCAGTTTGAAAGGCAGAGATTTGGCAAGTTCAG TGGCGATCAATTTCAGACTTCGATGACCGAGTTTACTGTCCAGAAGATAACACCGCGCCATCCAGACCCCGTGAAACGCACCCTTTGCCTTACGGAGGCCACTCTTCTCGAACGAGATCCGCAAACCTACAGCATCTGCACCCTGCGACCACTGGCTGATGTTTTTGCCTTGGTTCGCGACAAAGACAACCTGCAGCGCTTCAGCATCGAGTACAAGAACGGCATTGTGCGCAGCTACAGTACAAATGATCGTGATTCGCTGCTGGCAACTGTGCTTGATGCGGTGCGGTCTAGCGGCAATCAGGATGTACATATCCGCATTGGAAACACGCCAAGAGGCAAGCGATATGTCCCGCTAAGTAGTTCCGTGGACGAAGAGACAGAGGCGAATCTGTTGCGCCTGGTAATCAATAACTTCCAGAATCCCTCCAAGCGCTACGAGATTCTAGAGCGCTTCAATGCGAACGTGCCGCACAGTGGCCTTAACTACAGTGTTACCCAGGAT AGTTTATTTGcggaaaacaaagaaaaacttaTACTGAGCGCCCTGCAGGCTTTGGCTCAAAAGGAGCTGGACAGTCCCACAGCGCAGCTGACCAACATGGAATTGGAGGCCATATTCCATGCCCTTACCCGCCTACTGGCCAGCAAGGTGGGCTACGCAGCCTTTACCAATCTCCCGGG TTTTCGTGAGATCATTGGTACCAAGGTTGTGGCTGCTCTCAGGCGCAAGGATCTGGCTGTGACTTACTCTGCTATTGACATGATCAATTCCTTGATGCATTCTGTGAACTCAGATCATGACCTGAAGCAGGAGCAGTTGAACAAATCATCCATCTTGTCGTCTAAATCGTTTCTGGAAACATTGCTGAATATGTGGACAGCTCATGTG AGCCATGGTAGCGGTGCCCTTGTTCTGTCTGCTATGCTGGACTTCATGACCTTTGCGTTGTGCGTGCCTTACAGCGAGACCACCGACGGCAAGCAGTTCGACATTTTGCTGGAGCTGGTCGCCGATCGTGGTCGCTATCTGTACAAACTATTCCAACACCCCTCCCTGGCTATTGTCAAGGGAGCTGGCCTCGTTTTAAGAGCCATAATCGAGGAGGGGGAGTTGCATGTGGCCCAGCAGATGCAGGCTTTGGCTTTAGACGAGGCGGCTCTCTGCCGCCACTTGCTAGTAGCTTTATATACACCTTCAAACGATCCCACCCTGACCACACATCGGCAGCTGTCCCGACATCTGATCGGATTGTGGTTAACGGACAGCGAGGAGGCCATGGAGCTCTTCAAGCGCATTTTT CCCGCTGGTCTTTTGACCTTCCTGGAATCGGAGGAAACTGTTCCCGAATCTGATGTGGAAGAAGACAAGCTAAACTTTCGTGACAATCTCAAGTTTGCAATTCAACATTCCAATAGAACGCGCAAAAATGTGATAGAGAAGCATTTGGCAGGCATCAAGCACTGGGGCATGAGCCTGATCGAGCAGCAGGACGGAGCGGCCCAGGCGCTGAAAAACCGTCCAGTGGTTCTCCGTAACCGTCGCCAGAAGAAAAAGACATCCGATGTGATTGTGAATCTGCCTTACTTCTTCTACAGTTTTGCCAAAGACCACAGTCTGCCCAACCTTATCTGGAATCACAAG ACTCGTGAGGAGCTGCGTATGTGTTTGGAGAACGAACTAAGGCAGTTCCTCAACGATCGGGACCTGGCGGGCCAGATGATTGTGGCCTGGAACTATCAAGAGTTCGAGGTGGCCTACCAGTGCCTAGcagatgaaataaaaattggcGACTACTACATACGCCTGATTTTGGAGAAGGATGACTGGCCGCAGAATTTAGTGAAGGATCC TGTTGAGCTGTTTAATGCATTGTACAGAAGAGTCTTATGCCGGCAACGGGTGAACGATGACCAAATGACCGTCTTCTCGCTCCAAGCCTTGGCCAAAGTGTATAAGCGCTACCACAAGGAGATTGGCAAGTTTGCCGACATGTCCTACATCCTCCAGCTCAGCGATAGG tgtCTCTCGCCTTCCATGCGCGATGCCCTAATCAACCTAATATCGTGCCTGGTTCTGGAGAAATCCAACTGTCGCGCCCTTATCGATCATGTCCAGTGCCTGGTTGATCTAATAACGCTAGCCCATTTGCATAAAGGTCGAGCCCAGCTGAACACCAAAACCAATGTCATCGAAGCCGGTCCGAACATGGCCGCCTACGAAGAAAAGGACTGGTACTACAACATCGAAAAGGATGGCCAGAAGCCGGAGCGGCAGGGACCCATAACCTACTCCGAGTTGAAGGAGCTCTGGCAAAAGGGACTAATCACTCCGAAGACTCGATGCTGGGCTATCGGCATGGATGGTTGGCGGTCGCTGCAGCAAATTCCACAGCTTAAATGGTGCCTTATTGCCAAGGGAACACCTCTGTACGACGAGACGGAGCTCTCCTCCAAAATTCTCGACATTCTGATCAAGTGCACGAGCTTCTTCCCAAGCCGCACGCAGAACGGGGTGGCAGTACTGATACCCGGTCCCAAGTTGTCACGAAAATTATCGGAGTTCATCTGCCTGCCGCATGTGGTGCAAGTGTGTCTTACCCACGATCCAGGCTTGTTGGAACGTGTAGCTACATTGCTCTGCCAAATCATGGAAGACAATCCAGAGATGCCCAAGGTCTACCTGACGGGCGTCTTCTACTTTATGCTTATGTACACGGGCAGTAACATTCTGCCCATTACCCGTTTCCTCAAGATGACGCACATGAAGCAGGGCTTCCGCAGTGAAGAG ACGTCCCAGTCCGGCATTATGCACAGAAGTATTCTGGGACAACTCTTGCCCGAGGCCATGGTTTGTTTCCTTGAAAATTACAGCGCCGAGAAGTTTGCGGAAATCTTTTTGGGCGAATTCGACACGCCCGAAGTGATTTGGAGCTCGGAGATGCGTCGACTGCTCATCGAAAAGATTGCAGCCCACATAGCTGATTTTACGCCTCGACTCCGGGGGCATACAATGGCTAGATACCCATACCTGGCCATCCCAGTGATTAGTTATCCTCAGCTGGAAAACGAGCTCTTCTGTCATATTTATTATCTGCGCCACCTTTGCGACACGCAGAAGTTTCCCAACTGGCCCATATCGGATCCCGTTCAGCTTCTTAAGCACACATTGGATGCATGGCGCAAGGAAGTGGAAAAGAAGCCACCGCAGATGACCATCCAGCAGGCCTACCAAGACCTCGGTATCGATCTAACGAAAACGCCCAAGCCAGACGAGTCCATGATCCGCAAGAGCTACTACAAGCTGGCACAGATGTATCATCCGGACAAGAATCCCAACGGTCGCGAAATATTCGAAAAGGTCAATCAGGCCTACGAGTTCTTGTGTTCAAGGAATGTGTGGAGTTCGGGTGGACCAGATCCCAATAATATTGTGCTCATTCTCCGCACCCAGAGCATTCTCTTCGAGCGCTATCCTGATG TTTTGCGGCCTTACAAGTACGCGGGATATCCGCAACTGATCAAAACGATCCGCCTGGAGACGCGCGACGACGAGCTCTTCTCCAAGGAGGCCCAGCTCCTGACCGCTGCTTCCGAGCTCTGTTACCACACGGTTCATTGCTCCGCGCTCAACGCCGAAGAGCTGCGCCGGGAGGAAGGCATTGAGGCGCTCCTGGAGGCCTACACTCGCTGTGTTTCCATATTGGGAGTGGACTCTAAGCCGGACTCACTGCACTACCAGGTTATTTCGAATGTAACACGCTGCTTTGAGGTGGCCTGCAACTTCGAGAAGTGCAAGCAGAAGATCATTACGTTGCCGCAGCTTTTATCCGACGTGTGTCGGGTGGTCTACTTCAAGCACAGTCTGTCGGTGAGTCTGGTGACCAGTCTGGCGGCCAACAACTATGATCTGCAGTGCGATCTATCCCGCAACGGGGTGCTTTGGTCGCTGCTGCTCTTCATTTTCGAGTACGACTACACTTTGGACGAAAGCGGAGTGGAGGTCAGCGACAAGTCGAACCAGCAGCAACTGGCCAACAACCTGGCCAAGATGGCCGTTCTCGGGTGCATTGCCTTGGCGGGCTATAGCATGGAGCTGCGCCAGAAACCAGTCACGGGCAGTGAGGCCAATTCCCCGGTGGCTAAGCCACCACCGGCCATCAAACCCAAGCCAATCCAAACAAACACGGCCTACACCCAGAATGCCCATAATCCGCTGCAAAGCAAGCAGTTGGCCATCACCAGTGGCAAGGAAAAGGAGCCGGAGAGTTCATCGGGAAGCAGTGATACCTCAAGCTCCACTCCCACGGAAAgtgagcaacagcagcagcccaGTGCCATCCAGCAGAAGTACATTGTGACGGGTGAGGCGAAGAACACGCTGATAAAGCAGGTCCTGGACCGGCTCCTCACCCGCCACATTGCCAACCAGCTGGCGACGGCGCGGGACAGCGAGGTGCTGAAGTTGCTCACGGCAAACACGCGGAATCCCTACCTCATTTGGGACAATGGAACCCGTGCCCAGCTCAAGGACTTCCTCGAGCAGCAGCGTACGGTCTCGGCGAAGGAGACGCACGAGGACATTGCCCAAGTTTCGGAGCTGGTCTCTACGTTTGAGTTCGATGCTCACAA GGATGAACTGCAAATAGGAGGCATCTTTATCCGCATCTACAACGACATGCCAACCCATCCGATTGCTCAGCCCAAGCTCTTTATCATGGATCTGCTGGAGTACTTAAAGCACGCTTATCAGTTTCTGAATTTTAAGAAGAACCCGGCTCCACCTGTTGCACCAAAAATGGGCACCGATGGCATACTAACGCCCACACTGGCGCCGAATCATCCCCAGCTACAGCAGGCGACGGCGGGTGGAAAACCTGGCAGCACTTTCGATGAGGTACTGAGCGCATACAACCGCTCCAAGAGCCGAAAGAAGATGGAGACGGATGCCCTGGCGGAGCAGCAACAGGCCCTGCAGCAAAGCAAATACGATTTTGCCAGCGATGGAAAGTTGGAGCTGCATATCACCATGGTGCTTAGGGCGCTGATCGCAGTGATCAAGGCGAACGCGGAGGTGGAGATCCAGTGCATCGGAAACTTCGACATGATCTTTGGTTTCCTGGCCAACAACATATTCCCAGAT agcTCCACGGTCAAGGCTGTGGCCTTGGAAGTCGTTGCACTGGTTTCCCGCAACAAAGAGTGCGTCTCTGAGGTTGCAGCCTGCGAGATTTTGGGTAACTACTTGGTAGCGCTTAAAGATCCGGAACTCCGTGCCAGCCAGGTGAAGGTGTTGGAGACTCTGTCAGGACTTATGAATGTGCAGGAGATGATCAAGGAAGCCCAGACAAAGGGTGCTGTTATCTATCTCCTGGACATGTTCTGCAATTCGAGAAACCCGCAGATTCGGGAAATGTGTGCCGAAATTCTGGCCAAGATGACGGCAGATCGTCTAAGTGGACCCAAGGTTCGCATCACCATATCAAAGTTCCTGCCCACGCTATTCATCGACGCCATGGTGGAATCCCCAGCCACGTCTATTCAGCTTTTTGAGTCCATCCATGAGCACCCGGAGCTGATATGGAACGATTCTACTCGATCGACTGTTTGCGATGCTGTGGCTGAAGCTTGTGAAAG ATTCTATCAACACCAGAAGTCCAACTCACGGCATGTCTGGAAGGATCCTGAAATACTTAAAGACATTGTGGCCAACGAAATCGTTGTGGCCGGTGTATACCTCCGCTTGTTCGTCAGCAATCCAGCCTGGACCTTGCGCAAGCCCAAGCAGTTCCTCTCCGACCTCCTGGACTTTGTTGTCGAACAGATCGGCAAGAGCTCTTCCGACCAGGATGTTTTGGATCTCTCAACCACAGCGCTGGTGGAGTTGCTGCGCTCACAGCCCAACCTGGCAGATGATATCCCAGTCCTGGGCCACATACCGAAGTTGTTCAACCTTCTATCGGTGCAGCCGAAGAACACGCTATCAGTATTACACCAGCTCTCGATTTCTGAG TTTTGTGTGAGTGCCATTTCGCAGACGGAGTGCGTAGCTCCGCTGAAGAAATGCATGGAGCACAACAGAGACTGCATTGAGAAAGCCTGCGAAACGCTGAGTCGCCTATTCAAGCATCAGCAT GATTCGCTCATCAGTCAATCTCTGGAGGTGGGCCTtatcccatttttgcttggccTCCTGGACAGTcgtctcgagttcgtggataATGCATCGGCGGTAAAGGCACAAATAGTGGCCGCACTCAAAGGCATGACGCACAATCTCAACTACGGCGACCGGGTCACCCAAATCCTGCTCAAGCATCCAGTATGGGCCGAGTTCAAGGATCAGCGCCACGATCTGTTCATTACTGATACAAATATACGTGGTTATCTAACCG